The Urbifossiella limnaea nucleotide sequence CGGTCACGATGGCGATCGCCAAGACGATGCCGACCCGCCTGGAGGCGATCGGCGACGTGCTCAACGCGGTGCTGTCGGCCGGCGGCAACATCGCTGCCGCCCTCACCGGGCCGGCGACTCAGTTGGCCGGCATCCTCAAGGCGATCGAGGAGAAGGCGGCCGACGCCCCCGCGGACGCCCCGGCCCCGCCGGCCGCGTGAACCTGACGTGACTTTCCGCCGTCCGGTGTGGCACCGGGCGGCATGACCTCGACCTATTACGCACCGCCGGGCCGCTTCACCCGGCAAGTGACACTGAAAGGGACTGACCATGAGCGCCGTCGCGGAACTGGGTGACAAGCTGGCCGGGCTCACCATCGCCCAGGCCGTCGAGTTGAAGAACTACCTGAAGGAAAAGTACGGCATCGAGCCCGCCGCCGGCGGCGCGGTGATGATGGCCGGCCCGGCGGCTGCGGCCGGCCCGGCGGCCCCGGCCGCCGAGGCGACCGAGTTCAACGTGATCCTCGAGAGCGTGGACGCGGCCAAGAAGATCAACGTCATCAAGATCG carries:
- the rplL gene encoding 50S ribosomal protein L7/L12; amino-acid sequence: MSAVAELGDKLAGLTIAQAVELKNYLKEKYGIEPAAGGAVMMAGPAAAAGPAAPAAEATEFNVILESVDAAKKINVIKIVRELTGQGLAEAKATVEGAPKAIKEGVDKKIAEDLKKKLEEAGGKVSVKPV